The genomic stretch GGCCACAATATCCTTTTGCTAAGCTATTTGCACAAGGTATAATTTAACTGAGAAAAGCCTGAACATTGTCTTCACATCGCTTTGAATCCATTCCAGTTGAATAAAAAATGCCTTGATCAAAAGCTCATGCTTTCTTTGTCTTAATCAATAGACTATGAGGTCATTAATCATCACTTATTACTGATAAATCTGTACATAACTCAAGGATAAGAACGGAGTGAAATAAGTATGATCAGAAATGTTTGCATGCTAGTCTGCTGCGTTGTTTTTGGGGCATCAATCGATTCCACTCGTGGTAGTAAAACTTGCATGTTGAAAATGAGCTGAAAAACCATTGGTGACACTGCATTGATCTTTCCTTTCTTGGAATAGTAAAATAGTGGTTATTTCATTTCTAGTTGTGCTTGATGTAAGCTGTTATCCACATTTTTTATTGTCATCATGATGATCATTTTCTTATGTGCAACTAGATACTTCAAGGAACTCCTAATACAACCCAGAGTCATCCAAACCATGAAGCACAAAAGCATTGCGTACTTGTCGCTGCAAGTAATCCATATCCTTTGCCTACACCTGTCTACTGTCTTCCTACTCAAAGTACTGATCACAAAGAGAACACTGAGTCATCAAAAGAGCCTTCAATTGCTGATGCTGAGACCGTTGCGAAATCATTTGCTCAGGTGCTGCATAAGTTCTGCCATAGCTTGTTATTGTTgtttatttcatgtgtccaatggAAGATCAGTAGCATTTGGTTGATTCTAGTTAATTTTTTGGATGCAGTGCTCTGTCTCATTGTCAGTGATATCTCCAAAACAGCTTCCAACACTGAAAGCGATATACAATGCGGTAATGTTGCCACCTGCAAGCTTTCTCCTATTTCCTTCTCTCTGCTTCTTTTAGCTATTTCATTGTTCTGTAGATGGTCTCAAGCTATAGGAACTTTTGACTGCACGCATGGATTCTTGGATGTAAAAAAAGTACATTAAATAATAAAACAAATTGTAGTATGGCATGACTCACTCTACTGTTCTTTCAATCTGAGTTACTTCTCACTTTAGCTTCATAGGCATGGAACAAGGAGTAATTCAAATCTTTGTTGTTTTGGCAAAATTTTTACTCTACCAATTTCTCAAGCACGAATTCTTGTAGTCCCTTGTTTTGTGACATGTATATTAGAGTGGAGGAGGCGTTAAATTCATTAGTACACTAGCTAAAATTGTAAGTGATGACCTTGCCCCATCTTTGATTTCCCTAGTTGTGCATTGACTATCATTTTTTAACTAATGTAATACAATTTGACCTTATAAGGCCTTCGGCAGTTGTGATGAACATGCACATAATACTGATTCCATATTCTGCTGCAGGGCAAGAGAAATCCTCGAGCCGCTGATCCATCAGTTGATCATGCAAAAAACCCACACTTTCTTGTTTTGCTATCTGAGAATTTCATGGAGGCGCGGACTGCTCTAAGTCGTCCTTTGCATGGGAACTTGGCCCCAAATCAAACTGTAACGAAGATGGACACCACACCTTCAGTTACTATGGCAGGACCGACTTCAAATGCCAACCCCTCAGGTTGAAAAAATGTTAATGTTAGGCTTAGTTTTTCTGTAAGATCTGTTCTTGGTTCTGCCCTTTGTAGAAAGGAAATATTGTTGATGTGATGTCTCTATGTGGGAGGGATGTtgcgaatctttgtaaaagaGGTTTAGGTGTTTACACCTAGGTTAGTGATAATTGGTTTAACAAATGCTAGTTCAATTTGactaagggaaaaaaaatccggGATATGTTCCTTTGGCCGGCATGCCAGACAGAAAACGTAGTCGCTATAAATTTTGGTATGACTGACTGCTTCGTAGCAGACACTATTCTGGATATGCCATTACATGATCCAATTTCGCTTAAAGTATACCTTCGTTGGGTGAAAGCATTGTGCTTGTGATACTTTATACTAGCGAGAACACAAAAGATATTTGAATTACATGTGGCTCTGATGTGTGATTTCTTGTACACTGAATTATTATACCTTCAGTTTGCTTTTTTAGACTTTATTGCAAAAGTGAATGTACTAAAAATGGCTGGTTGTATCACTGGATGCCACTATGTTTCTCTGTCAGTGTGGATGAATGTTTTGCTCAAATGCCAATTTGAAGTAGGAAATAGGCGGCCAAAGTGCCCTAAAGATGTTAACTGGCAAGATAGTCCACTGCTAATTGTTTGTGTTATCCAGAGTTTGGAGATGTTGGCCAGTCGTTAGTTGAACTTGGCCATGTCTGAATTGCATATGGATAATATTGTTTTCAGGAGTTTGCGACAATGAGCAGTGAGATTGATATATTGTGAGGCTTAAACATGTTAAACTTAAATGTATTCATACAGATACGTAGGTGGATACTCCCGTGCATATTGAGGGGTTGCATCATTTGTTCCATGGAGAAATTTTTTGTTGTTTTAGTTACTATGTACCACAGAACACTTGTTCATCATGGTTGCCAGTTTCTTCAATTAATGGGTCTACTTGTAATCTTCATTAAATAATGCAGCTATGATAATCTTCATTTAATATTGCAGTTATGATGAGTTGATTCAACTAATGTTGCAATTTGTTTCTGCCTGTTTATTCATGTTTCTCTATCTTGCCATGATGACTAATTCCCTTTCTAATATTTCCAGTGAATGGACCAATGATGGGCCGTCAACCAGTTGGTGTTGGAGGCATTTCTACTGCAACTGTTAAAGTGGTAAGCTAGAAAGGACATTTTATTCTTGGAAATCCTCTGTTTTCTTCTGTCTAATAATACCTCtacaattttaaatttttaggAACCAGCAACCGTACCACCAATGGTCTCTGCACCTGCTTTCTCGCATGTAACACCTATTTCAAATGTGTCTTCGCAAGGAATATCAGCACTGCAAACCTCATCACCATCTCTTATTTCACAAGAAGCAAATTTTGCAAATGATAATGTGCAAGAACACAAACCTATAATACACCCTGTTCAACAGCCAGTTCGGCCTGGTGGTCATGGTAGCCTCCTCAACAATCTGTCACAGGTTCGGCTGATGAATTCAACTTCTTTAGGAGGAGGAGCTACCTCGATGGGACTTCCTAACATTGGAGCAACACCAATTCAAGTCCACATGTCAAACATGATATCGAGTGGCATGACATCAACGCCCTCTGTCATCTCCTCTATGTCTGCACCTGGACAACCTATTAGTACTCAACAAATGGTGCAGAGCACAGCTATTGGTTCCTTTGGCTCAAACACTTCTACTGTTTCAGGCAATTCAAATATTGCTGTATCATCCTCTTTGCCTAGCATCCAAAGTAGCATGGGCATGGGTCAATCAGCGCAACCTGTAGCACAAGGAGGCTTGATGGCTGGTTCACAATTAGGACAAGGTGGAATTGGTGCAAACCAAAATGTGAGTGTCCTTGGGCCTACAGCTATCTCTTCAGCGCCAGCAATGATGCCAACACCTGGGATGGCCCAGCCGACAGGAGTCAATTCCCTAGGTGTGACAAACAATTCTGCCATGAATATGCCTATTGGGCAGCATCCCAATGCCCAACAACTGCCACCAAAGTATGTCAGAATTTGGGAGGTAAAGATTTCACCTTTTCTTTGGGGTTGATATATACATAGACAGTGTCCCTACTCCCCGGTAAAATAGAAATGCGCTGCTAGACGTTCTGAATTTATACTAAATGGTCAGTGCAGAGCACTTGACTATTAGGAGCCTTCTTAGGCTCAGCTGGCCATGTTACTGTAGGGTTGACCTCTTGTTTATCTGAAGGACACATCAAATTGGTGATGTACATATGATCTCGTATGTTGGCCCAAGAGGTTTTTAAATTTCAACAACTGATGCTTACCGTCTATCTATATTTCAGGGAACTTTATCCGGGCAGAGGCAAGGACAGCCTGTATTTATTTGTAAACTTGAAGTAAGTCCTTACTCCCTACAATCTTCAAGTAATTGTTGTTTCAGACATAGATACAGTCATTAAGACACTGTTTTGACCATAAATTAATAGTTTTAAAGACATCCATTATAGCAAATATTTGATATTTTGAATCTAGCCATAACATTTTCAAAAGTTAATTTGAAATGTTCAAAAGTACATTGATGGTCAAAACTAAAATGTCTTGACTACACCTGTCCCAAAACGACAGATAAGAGGGAGTATGCATCGTTGAACTCCTATGCATTATGCTGTATTTTGTAAAATTTATAAAAGCTTACAGTAGTTTATTGGACCTGCAGCATTACTACCTGGTTGAATGATTCCTGAGATATGGTGACACTTTATGCTCTTTGTAGCTCTGTATCTTTTCCCTTGAAGAGCTCGTTCAATTAAATCTTGTGTTCTCTTTGACCCATTTTCTTGCTAAGACCATAAGGAAGATAAACTACCTTGGAATAAGCTCCTGAATCTATAGTTACGATTGCTTAAActtgaataaaaaaatcaaacccCCTGAGAAATGGATTACATCAATTGCTGCCAGTGCTCATTTTCAGCCTTGGGTTTTGTTCATACTCAAAACTGGAATCCAATGCTTGTTGTGTTATGTTTTTTTTACTATTATTTATATTACACACTTATTTGTGCAGCTCTGTTTCttctttttgatatttctaacCTTAGCTTATGTCTGACAGGGTTATAGGAGCGGAACAGCGTCTGAAACGTAAGTGTTTAAAAGATTGTGATAAATGATGTCACTTTTGAATGTCTATATTACATTAGCATTTTTTGTTGGTTGCAATGATTGAGATCGGTGATTTTTGTCATTAACTGATGTTATTGTTGTCATGGTCTTAAAAGAAATTCAAAGTCTTCATTTTTTAATATGTACCCTGCTGATGCTTACGTAATATGCTGTGTCATGCACAATTTGCATAACTCATTCTACAGCTATACTAAagaacaatatttttttactgATGGAACCCTTTTCTGCTACTTTTGAACTGTGCTTGAAAGCCCTACTTTCTATATGCAGACTTGCAGCAGACTGGCCAGAAACTATGCAGATTGTTCGCCTCATAGCTCAGGAGCATATGAACAACAAGTTTGTCTCTAAACCCATTCTTTTTCATGCCAACCTGTTGCATGCTTGCATTATCATATTTTCTTATAACGTGCTGTAGATGATATCTTTCGTGGTCATTTTGCAGACAATATGTTGGCAAGGCAGACCTTCTAGTATTTCGGACTTTAAATCAGCATGGGTTTCTTGGACAACTACAAGAGAAGAAGCTGGTCAGTGCATGGTTCTCATCTTTTAGAACCTTTGTTATTGCTGCGGTTCATCTACTATCATCTTTTAAACTTAGCTTTCCTGGCAGTCATTCCGTACATTTCTAATGCCCAATTGGTCCTGTTTCAGTGTGCTGTGATACAGCTACCTTCGCAAACTCTACTGCTGTCAATGTCTGATAAAGCAGGCCGTCTGATTGGCATGCTCTTCCCTGGGGTAACCTTGATTATATCTAAATGAATATATACATAATTATCTGTATTTGCTGAAACATTGCCCCTTTACCCCCAGGACATGGTGGTGTTCAAACCACAGGTCCCAACTCAGCAGCCAccgatgcagcagcagcaacttcAACAGCAACAACAGTTACAACAGCAGCAACTGCAACAACAACACATGCATATGCAGCCACAAGGCCTCCCGCTTCAGCAGCAGCCGTCGCAGATGCAAccgatgcagcagcagcagcagccgcagatGCAAACGatgcagcaccagcagcagccgcagatGCAAACGATGcaacaccagcagcagcagcagccgcagcagatGCAGCCGATGCAACACCAGCAGCAACAGATGCAACACCAGCAGCAACAGATGCAACCCATGCAACACCAGCAGCAACAGATGCAACCGATGCAAcaccagcagcaacagcagcagcagcagatgccactccagcaacagcagcagcagatgcaaCAGCATCAGCAGCAACAGATGCAGCAgatgcaacagcagcagcatcagcaaCAACAGATGCAGCAAATGCagccccagcagcagcagcagcagccccagatGGTGGGCACTGGAATGGGGCAGCAGTTCATGCAAGGGCACAATCGGGCGGTGCAGATGATGCAAGGGAAGATGGCGCCCCAGGGTCCGGGCAGCATGCCCGGGGGAGGCTTCCTACCTTGAAACACCCACCTCTTGTCAGCATAGCAAGAGAATTTACCGTGCCCCTGAAGGTTGAGATATTTCCTGTTGTCACCTTTAATTGACACCTTTAGAGAATAGTTACTTGTGCAGTGTTTCGCGGTGGATAAAAGCGTAAACGACAACTTATTGTACTGGGCTAACCTAAATGGAGAAGTGTagttaggtggtgtttggatcagtACTTCATggattaaattttagctcagcccctaaaatttagttctgTTGGGCTGTTTGGCTCCATAGACTAAAATCCTCCTCTCCACCAGCTCGCAGGCAGCagcggcaccaccaccacaacaacTAGACCACACCCGCCTTAGCTCACCGCAGATCTGCTCTGCTTCGGCTGCCACCCCCCCTTCCCCACAACACACGATTCCCCAAGCCGAagaagcaacagcagcagcttGAGCTGCCACCGCCGATGGCGTTTCCGTCGCCAGCTTTGGTGCGGCCGTGCGGGTGCGCGAGGAGGGGTTGGACTCCACGTCGCCGCTCGCGCCCAGCGTGCTGTCGAGCCTGCTCGACCCGGTGTCGGCGGTGttcctctcccccgccgcgcaTGAGTGGAAGGATAGGGTGCGGGTGCGGGCGGAGGCTTGCGAGGTCGGCGGAGGTCGCGGGggtgggcggaggcggtggggcTGGGCAGAGGCGGTGGGGCTGGTCGGAGGCAGCAgggtcgggcggaggcggtgggcgTTGAAGGCGAAGGAGAGAGGGGGTGCGGGAGGGGTAGGGGGACCACgcggagaagaaagagaaaacggGGGTAGGGGTAGAACTTGGTCTGGGGGATCACTTTTAGCCCAGTTTAGGGCCTCTTTGGGAGCTAAAATTTTTAGCTCAAACTTTAGCTCTTTGCCCCTTTTTTCCCACCTGTTTagatcccaagagctaaattttgaacTAAAAGTGCATAACTAAAATTTAACCCTGGATCCAAATAGGATCCCTTGGATCCAAATAGACCCTTAGTACCTGTGTTTTTCATATCATATTAATTTTGATGAACACGTGCATCCGATTTCATTGGTAGAAGCCAGTCTATGCAGAAACAGACCATTTCATTGCAAAGATTGGTTTCACTATATTTACTCATGCAGAGTAAAAAGCTACAGGTGTGCAGATTCCTAATCGTGGATTATCTATTTCCCAGGTCTCGCAGTTTACCAAAAAAACTTGCCGTTTTGCGAAAAAAGCAGGAGAGAAGAGAAGCAACAAACTGGGCTGTTCAGCAGCCAGGTTGAAAATCATGCAACGTTAAATTATGTACCCAAATTtttaaggtatatatatatatatacacacacacactatTTTATTATAATGCACATGGGTCCATTTTGTATACAGAATGCACCCACCCTGTATTTGCAACTGGTTTAGTCTCATTGTTGCAACTACTCGATCCGAATTGCAACCGGTACGCGTCCAGTTGCAACTGGTTTGAACCGAGTTGCAACAGGCTTGGTCCGAGTTACATCTGGTTCGCATCTAGTTGCAATCAGTTCCGTGCATTCTCGATAGGGAATTCACCCAGGTgcactggtatcagagccgtgctTCGAATTTTTgaccataccaagcagcatccagaatatcacgagaagagagtgcgcgatagaggacaaggcaaaaggaataaacagtGACTTCTATTGTAGCCAGGATAATTATTGAGGAGCGGAGCGCCGTCCAGGTGTCCAGGCAACAGTAGAGCAGAATAG from Setaria italica strain Yugu1 chromosome II, Setaria_italica_v2.0, whole genome shotgun sequence encodes the following:
- the LOC101763858 gene encoding mediator of RNA polymerase II transcription subunit 25, giving the protein MAAAAAERQLVVAVEGTAALGPYWSTIVGDYVEKIVRSFCANEVPGQKLAGAPPELALVVFHTHGPYSAFGVQRSGWTKDIDSFLSWLSGIPFSGGGFSEASTCEGLAEALMILQGTPNTTQSHPNHEAQKHCVLVAASNPYPLPTPVYCLPTQSTDHKENTESSKEPSIADAETVAKSFAQCSVSLSVISPKQLPTLKAIYNAGKRNPRAADPSVDHAKNPHFLVLLSENFMEARTALSRPLHGNLAPNQTVTKMDTTPSVTMAGPTSNANPSVNGPMMGRQPVGVGGISTATVKVEPATVPPMVSAPAFSHVTPISNVSSQGISALQTSSPSLISQEANFANDNVQEHKPIIHPVQQPVRPGGHGSLLNNLSQVRLMNSTSLGGGATSMGLPNIGATPIQVHMSNMISSGMTSTPSVISSMSAPGQPISTQQMVQSTAIGSFGSNTSTVSGNSNIAVSSSLPSIQSSMGMGQSAQPVAQGGLMAGSQLGQGGIGANQNVSVLGPTAISSAPAMMPTPGMAQPTGVNSLGVTNNSAMNMPIGQHPNAQQLPPKYVRIWEGTLSGQRQGQPVFICKLEGYRSGTASETLAADWPETMQIVRLIAQEHMNNKQYVGKADLLVFRTLNQHGFLGQLQEKKLCAVIQLPSQTLLLSMSDKAGRLIGMLFPGDMVVFKPQVPTQQPPMQQQQLQQQQQLQQQQLQQQHMHMQPQGLPLQQQPSQMQPMQQQQQPQMQTMQHQQQPQMQTMQHQQQQQPQQMQPMQHQQQQMQHQQQQMQPMQHQQQQMQPMQHQQQQQQQQMPLQQQQQQMQQHQQQQMQQMQQQQHQQQQMQQMQPQQQQQQPQMVGTGMGQQFMQGHNRAVQMMQGKMAPQGPGSMPGGGFLP